Proteins encoded in a region of the Armatimonadota bacterium genome:
- the ugpA gene encoding sn-glycerol-3-phosphate ABC transporter permease UgpA, with translation MERRAYFPNRVLPYLLVAPQLVVVLVFFYWPAVQAVVQSVLRQDPFGLHTAFVGLDNFRTVLTDPFYLNALRVTAVFSAAVILLAMSSGLLLAATADKQIRGAGLYKTLLIWPYAVAPAVAAALWLFIFHPTIGMLGRALIRRGLPWDFTLNGTHAMVLVILAGAWKQVSYNFLFFLAGLQSIPRSLVEAAAVDGAGSRQRFWKIIFPLLSPTTFFLLVVNLIYAFFDTFGVIHSLTRGGPGKATETLIYKVYTDGVINLDLGGSSAQSVILLLVVITLTALQFRYLERKVYY, from the coding sequence ATGGAGCGGCGCGCGTACTTCCCCAACCGGGTCCTCCCGTATCTGCTGGTCGCCCCCCAGCTGGTCGTGGTGCTCGTCTTCTTCTACTGGCCGGCGGTGCAGGCCGTGGTCCAGTCCGTCCTGCGCCAGGATCCCTTCGGGCTGCACACGGCGTTCGTGGGGCTGGACAACTTCCGCACGGTGCTCACCGACCCGTTCTACCTGAACGCGCTGCGGGTGACGGCCGTCTTCTCCGCGGCGGTCATCCTGCTGGCGATGTCCTCCGGATTGCTGCTGGCCGCCACCGCGGACAAGCAGATCCGCGGCGCCGGTCTCTACAAGACGCTGCTCATCTGGCCCTACGCCGTGGCCCCGGCCGTCGCCGCCGCCCTGTGGCTGTTCATCTTCCACCCCACGATCGGGATGCTCGGGCGCGCCCTGATCCGCCGGGGCCTCCCCTGGGATTTCACCCTGAACGGGACGCACGCCATGGTCCTGGTCATCCTGGCCGGGGCCTGGAAGCAGGTGAGCTACAACTTCCTGTTCTTCCTGGCCGGGCTGCAGTCCATCCCCCGGTCCCTGGTGGAAGCCGCCGCCGTGGACGGCGCCGGATCCCGGCAGCGGTTCTGGAAGATCATCTTCCCGCTGCTCTCGCCCACCACGTTCTTCCTGCTCGTCGTCAACCTGATCTACGCCTTCTTCGACACCTTCGGCGTCATCCACTCGCTGACCCGGGGCGGCCCGGGCAAGGCCACGGAGACGCTGATCTACAAGGTGTACACCGACGGGGTGATCAACCTGGATCTGGGGGGTTCCTCCGCCCAGTCCGTGATCCTCCTCCTCG